The following proteins are encoded in a genomic region of Aquella oligotrophica:
- a CDS encoding helix-turn-helix transcriptional regulator, whose product MSYNAINDYLESFKFTTKTQDIIAYVTNRHHQPLALSPKFKEVFNIAEIEETLFFSTQKTDKNSSPFFYRFQKTLIEQEQQVLNNKLHHIFLQVINQTTSSKLYIVHKFPIIIDSVVQAIYTCMLPYGFPRIPDLTFITFNTNHYARPLTSEYKLTEKQHLILFFLIRNHSYAEISSWMSAFGHTISVARVNEHIINLKQIFNVDTRVELIDKALEKGYYSEVPLGLLQEGSYLIDDFLFKLKVVQDYSIPVATPEYIKPTTPERNRILYLQEAKLITQDISNHIDKISQFYFHLDTPVYFFDDKKTLIAQTEYCMSLGLDFHESKFLQEIISVPTETNNSKYLQVIQVNKAVKIFIVYKDTIINEFKEIIGYSIRISPYIMPSIPLIMEKVFNVVKLPYSSVPEEIIFTKKQLFVIYFYIRNFWNQRISQILSEIGFKMTSGRVNEHLANIKSKLKINAKNQLLDRAIAMNHHFIPRELIKTGLFNINDTEIDKWIC is encoded by the coding sequence ATGTCATATAACGCTATTAATGATTATTTGGAAAGCTTCAAATTCACTACCAAAACACAAGACATAATAGCTTATGTTACTAACCGACATCATCAACCATTAGCGCTAAGCCCTAAATTTAAAGAAGTATTTAATATTGCAGAAATTGAAGAAACCTTATTTTTCTCTACACAAAAGACAGACAAAAATTCAAGTCCTTTCTTTTATAGATTCCAAAAAACTCTCATTGAACAAGAACAGCAAGTTTTAAATAATAAGCTTCATCACATTTTTTTGCAAGTAATTAACCAAACTACATCATCAAAATTATATATTGTTCATAAATTCCCAATAATTATAGACTCTGTCGTACAAGCAATTTACACATGTATGCTACCTTATGGTTTCCCACGTATACCGGATCTTACTTTTATAACATTTAATACTAATCACTATGCACGACCACTTACGTCAGAGTATAAACTTACAGAAAAGCAGCACCTTATACTATTTTTTCTGATTCGGAATCATTCGTATGCCGAAATATCTTCGTGGATGAGCGCATTTGGACACACAATTTCTGTAGCAAGAGTTAATGAACACATTATAAATCTTAAACAGATATTTAACGTAGATACTAGGGTAGAATTGATCGATAAAGCTTTAGAAAAAGGATATTATTCAGAAGTTCCATTAGGATTATTGCAAGAAGGAAGCTATTTAATTGATGATTTTCTATTTAAACTAAAGGTAGTCCAAGATTATTCTATACCAGTAGCAACACCAGAATACATAAAGCCAACCACACCTGAAAGAAATCGAATTCTTTATCTACAAGAAGCTAAATTAATAACTCAAGATATTAGCAATCATATAGATAAGATCAGTCAATTTTACTTCCATTTAGATACCCCTGTTTATTTTTTCGATGATAAGAAAACATTAATTGCACAAACAGAATACTGCATGAGTCTGGGACTAGATTTCCATGAGAGTAAGTTCTTGCAAGAAATCATCTCAGTACCTACCGAAACCAATAATAGTAAGTATCTTCAAGTTATCCAAGTTAATAAAGCTGTAAAAATTTTCATCGTTTATAAAGATACCATTATTAATGAATTCAAAGAAATTATTGGTTATTCGATCCGCATATCTCCATATATCATGCCATCAATTCCATTAATAATGGAGAAAGTATTTAACGTAGTAAAATTACCTTATAGTTCAGTCCCTGAAGAAATAATTTTTACTAAAAAACAACTTTTTGTAATCTATTTCTACATCAGGAATTTTTGGAATCAAAGAATTAGTCAGATACTTAGTGAAATTGGCTTTAAAATGACTTCAGGTAGAGTAAATGAGCATCTTGCTAATATAAAATCAAAACTCAAGATCAATGCCAAAAATCAGCTTTTAGACCGAGCTATTGCGATGAATCATCACTTTATTCCTAGAGAGCTAATTAAAACAGGTCTCTTTAATATTAATGATACCGAAATTGATAAATGGATTTGCTAG
- the purH gene encoding bifunctional phosphoribosylaminoimidazolecarboxamide formyltransferase/IMP cyclohydrolase, whose protein sequence is MLKRALISVYDKNGIADFARFLLSQGVELISTGGTYKYLQQEGLKVTDISEITNFPEMLDGRVKTLHPNVHGGILAIRDNPVHMETIAKHNIETIDMVIVNLYPFFDEVVKDISFEEKVEFIDIGGPTMLRSAAKAFKDVIVITEPSDYANIKEELSGTKEVSFATRKKLAGKVFNLTSAYDGAISKFLLGDEEFPTYLNMSYKKVDDLRYGENPHQKAAYYVATTEAGVLKDFEQLHGKELSFNNIRDMDLAWKVVSEFDEFAACGVKHSTPCGVATGSSVSDAYAKMHASDPVSIFGGIVAINKEVDLATARDMNNTFLEIVMAPSFTPEALAELQTKKNLRVIKIKTEKPQGKFEYVTVDGGILIQDSDSKFAEGLNVVTNTKPQEADIADLTMAMKVVKHVKSNAIVVAKNGVAKGIGAGQTNRIWATAQAIERAKDGGVLASDAFFPFRDCVDECAKAGIKAIIQPGGSMRDQESIDACNEHGISMIFTGIRHFKH, encoded by the coding sequence ATGTTAAAAAGAGCGTTAATAAGTGTTTATGATAAAAATGGAATTGCTGATTTTGCAAGGTTTTTATTGTCTCAAGGTGTAGAATTAATTTCGACTGGTGGCACCTATAAATACCTTCAGCAGGAAGGCTTGAAAGTAACTGATATAAGTGAAATTACTAATTTTCCAGAAATGCTTGATGGACGGGTGAAAACTTTACATCCAAATGTACATGGTGGTATTCTTGCGATTCGCGATAATCCCGTACATATGGAAACCATCGCTAAACACAATATTGAAACCATTGATATGGTGATTGTGAATCTATATCCATTTTTCGATGAAGTGGTAAAAGATATTAGTTTTGAAGAAAAAGTTGAGTTTATCGATATTGGTGGACCAACCATGCTGCGTTCGGCTGCCAAAGCATTTAAAGATGTTATTGTAATTACCGAACCTAGTGATTACGCTAATATAAAAGAGGAATTGTCAGGAACTAAAGAAGTAAGCTTTGCTACTCGCAAAAAGCTAGCTGGTAAGGTATTTAATCTTACCTCTGCTTATGACGGGGCAATTAGTAAATTTCTTCTTGGTGATGAAGAGTTTCCGACTTATCTTAATATGTCATATAAAAAAGTTGATGATTTGCGTTATGGTGAGAACCCACACCAAAAGGCTGCATACTATGTGGCAACTACAGAAGCTGGTGTTTTAAAAGATTTTGAGCAGTTACACGGTAAAGAGCTATCTTTTAATAATATTCGTGATATGGATCTTGCATGGAAGGTTGTTAGTGAGTTTGATGAGTTTGCTGCTTGTGGGGTTAAGCATTCTACACCTTGTGGTGTAGCAACCGGCTCTTCGGTTAGTGATGCTTATGCCAAAATGCATGCTAGTGATCCTGTGTCGATCTTTGGTGGGATAGTTGCAATTAATAAAGAAGTTGATCTGGCAACCGCCAGAGATATGAATAATACCTTTCTTGAGATTGTGATGGCACCTTCGTTTACCCCTGAGGCATTAGCTGAGCTACAAACTAAGAAAAACTTACGAGTAATCAAGATTAAAACAGAGAAGCCACAAGGTAAATTTGAATACGTAACAGTCGATGGTGGGATTCTTATCCAAGATAGTGATAGCAAATTTGCCGAAGGTTTAAATGTTGTTACCAATACCAAACCACAAGAAGCAGATATTGCTGATTTGACTATGGCTATGAAAGTTGTTAAGCATGTGAAATCAAACGCAATTGTTGTTGCCAAAAACGGCGTTGCTAAAGGAATCGGTGCCGGGCAAACCAATCGTATCTGGGCAACGGCGCAGGCAATTGAACGGGCAAAAGATGGTGGTGTATTGGCATCAGATGCATTTTTTCCATTCCGTGACTGTGTTGATGAATGTGCCAAAGCTGGGATTAAAGCGATTATCCAGCCCGGTGGTTCAATGCGCGATCAAGAGTCTATTGATGCCTGTAACGAGCATGGTATTAGCATGATATTTACTGGTATTCGTCATTTCAAACATTAA
- a CDS encoding cob(I)yrinic acid a,c-diamide adenosyltransferase: MKIYTKTGDTGETSLYNGTRVSKADILIDVLGDSDELSSYLGLVHDLVEDKNSKNQISEIINTLFRLNASIAKAKGYETLNLTENINQLESFIDKMDLELPPLSSFIYLFGHPIISQIHIARSICRRLERKLVTAFQFESIEPSQQIYLNRLSDYLFVLARFTAKNLNVEETPYSF; the protein is encoded by the coding sequence ATGAAAATATATACCAAAACTGGTGATACTGGTGAAACTAGTCTTTATAATGGTACTAGAGTCAGTAAAGCGGATATCCTCATTGATGTGCTTGGCGATAGTGATGAATTAAGTAGCTACCTTGGGTTAGTTCATGATCTAGTTGAGGATAAGAATAGCAAAAATCAGATTAGCGAAATTATTAATACCTTATTTAGGCTTAATGCGTCGATTGCTAAGGCAAAAGGTTATGAAACCCTTAATCTGACAGAAAATATAAATCAGCTTGAGTCTTTTATTGATAAGATGGATCTTGAGTTACCACCATTGAGTAGCTTTATCTATCTATTTGGACATCCGATAATTTCGCAAATTCATATTGCCCGAAGTATTTGTAGGCGGCTTGAGCGTAAGCTTGTTACTGCTTTTCAGTTTGAGAGTATTGAGCCTAGTCAGCAGATATATTTGAATCGCTTGTCAGATTATCTATTTGTTTTAGCTAGATTTACTGCTAAGAATCTTAATGTTGAAGAAACCCCCTATAGTTTTTAA
- the purT gene encoding formate-dependent phosphoribosylglycinamide formyltransferase: MQLGTALTKSAFKVMFLGGGELGKEVVIALQRLGVEVIVVDRYANAPAMQVAHRSHVIAMTDAAALRELIINEKPNLVVPEIEAIATEVLLEIEDSHLATVIPTARAVNLTMNRAGIRTLASEELQLPTSNYRFAKSLDELKVATTEIGFPCFIKPVMSSSGKGQSMISSASEVEAAWEYANQAGRVNKCEVIVEAKIDFDFEITLLTVRAKNAAGKVETHFCNPIGHRQVAGDYVESWQPQPMSENALAKAQQIAKTITDNLGGLGIFGVELFVSGDEVWFSEVSPRPHDTGMVTMITQYQNEFELHARAILGLPVNPKQKEIGASHVIYAGVDKDALSYANLEQALAVPDSDLRLFAKPEGFIKRRMGVALSFAESIEIARSRAKEVANAVKVIAE, from the coding sequence ATGCAATTAGGTACGGCATTAACGAAAAGTGCTTTTAAGGTTATGTTTCTTGGTGGCGGTGAGCTTGGTAAAGAAGTCGTTATCGCATTACAACGGCTTGGTGTTGAAGTGATTGTTGTTGATCGTTATGCTAATGCACCAGCAATGCAGGTGGCGCACCGTTCACACGTAATTGCCATGACCGATGCAGCTGCACTACGCGAACTAATTATAAATGAAAAACCTAATCTGGTTGTACCAGAAATAGAAGCCATTGCAACAGAAGTATTACTTGAAATCGAAGACTCTCATTTAGCTACAGTCATACCAACGGCAAGAGCAGTTAATCTTACCATGAATCGGGCAGGAATCAGAACGCTTGCAAGTGAAGAATTACAGTTGCCTACTTCAAACTATCGTTTTGCCAAATCGCTTGATGAATTGAAAGTAGCAACTACGGAAATTGGTTTTCCTTGTTTTATCAAGCCAGTTATGTCTTCCTCCGGTAAAGGGCAATCAATGATTAGTTCAGCCAGCGAGGTTGAAGCTGCGTGGGAATATGCTAATCAGGCTGGGCGAGTTAATAAATGCGAAGTGATTGTTGAAGCAAAAATTGATTTTGATTTTGAAATTACACTTCTTACAGTACGCGCGAAAAACGCAGCTGGCAAAGTAGAAACCCATTTTTGTAATCCGATTGGGCATCGTCAGGTAGCTGGTGACTATGTTGAAAGTTGGCAGCCACAGCCTATGTCGGAGAATGCCTTAGCTAAAGCGCAGCAAATTGCGAAAACTATTACTGATAATCTCGGTGGTCTTGGTATATTTGGAGTTGAACTTTTTGTTAGTGGTGATGAGGTTTGGTTTTCAGAGGTGAGCCCACGTCCACATGATACAGGCATGGTAACGATGATTACTCAATATCAGAACGAATTTGAGCTTCATGCGCGTGCGATTCTTGGTTTACCGGTTAATCCTAAGCAGAAGGAAATTGGCGCTAGCCACGTTATTTATGCGGGTGTGGATAAAGATGCATTATCTTACGCTAATCTTGAACAGGCATTAGCAGTGCCAGATAGCGATTTACGCTTATTTGCTAAGCCAGAAGGTTTTATTAAGCGCCGTATGGGTGTTGCCCTAAGTTTTGCTGAGTCCATTGAAATTGCCAGATCTCGAGCGAAGGAAGTTGCTAACGCAGTAAAAGTAATTGCTGAGTAA
- the purN gene encoding phosphoribosylglycinamide formyltransferase, whose product MPKIVVLVSGSGSNLQSIIDAIKHGELDCNIAGVIADRDCYGLTRAKEAGIPAYLVDRKTYREELSQEIDKLIPQDSSLIVLAGFLSILDNAFIDKWQNRIINIHPSLLPKFGGHGMWGNRVHEAVLASGETESGCTVHLVTSEIDCGQIIVQQKVPVLKDDTVESLRLRVQQTEHLAMLAAIRKILEK is encoded by the coding sequence ATGCCTAAAATAGTAGTCTTGGTATCTGGGAGTGGGTCAAATTTACAAAGTATTATTGATGCAATTAAGCATGGTGAGTTAGATTGTAATATTGCTGGTGTGATTGCAGATCGTGATTGCTATGGACTTACGCGAGCAAAAGAGGCAGGTATTCCTGCCTATCTCGTAGATAGAAAGACTTATCGTGAAGAGTTATCACAAGAAATCGATAAATTGATTCCGCAGGATAGCAGCCTGATCGTTCTTGCCGGATTTTTGTCTATTTTAGATAATGCTTTTATTGATAAATGGCAAAACCGGATAATCAATATTCATCCTTCATTATTGCCAAAATTTGGCGGACATGGCATGTGGGGTAATCGCGTTCATGAGGCTGTATTGGCTAGCGGTGAAACTGAATCCGGCTGTACCGTTCATTTGGTAACTAGTGAAATTGATTGCGGACAGATAATAGTTCAGCAAAAAGTTCCGGTTTTGAAGGATGATACGGTAGAAAGCCTACGGCTACGAGTGCAGCAGACAGAACATCTAGCAATGCTTGCCGCAATCAGAAAAATATTGGAGAAATAA
- the purM gene encoding phosphoribosylformylglycinamidine cyclo-ligase, with translation MVTYKSAGVDKEEGYKSVGLIKDMVKRTYNKNVLTELGSFGALYELGKYNNPVLVSGTDGVGTKLKIAFTLNKYNTIGIDCVAMCVNDILCHGAKPLFFLDYLACGRLDAEVAAQIVSGITEGCLQSGAALVGGETAEMPGFYQPGEYDIAGFAVGVVEKDAVITGDKIREGDVIIGLPSSGVHSNGFSLVRKLITDLTIDFNGMPIGEALLTPTKIYVKPVLAVLEKFAVNGMAHITGGGLYENIPRVIPDGLCATIDKAKIKALPIFDLIEKLGVPREEMYGTFNMGLGFVMVVNPDNAANIVKILEENGEFPEIIGTITSGNEKICLK, from the coding sequence ATGGTAACTTATAAAAGTGCAGGTGTTGATAAAGAAGAAGGTTATAAAAGCGTTGGACTGATAAAAGATATGGTTAAACGCACCTATAATAAAAATGTTCTAACTGAATTAGGTAGCTTTGGTGCCCTTTATGAGCTTGGTAAATATAATAATCCAGTTCTTGTTTCTGGTACGGATGGGGTCGGTACCAAGCTAAAAATAGCTTTCACCTTGAATAAATATAATACTATAGGTATTGATTGCGTGGCAATGTGTGTCAATGATATTTTGTGTCATGGTGCTAAGCCGTTATTTTTTCTTGATTATTTGGCTTGTGGCAGGCTTGATGCTGAAGTTGCAGCGCAAATAGTTAGCGGCATTACTGAAGGTTGTTTGCAATCAGGCGCAGCCTTAGTTGGTGGTGAAACTGCTGAAATGCCTGGTTTTTATCAGCCGGGTGAATATGATATTGCTGGTTTTGCGGTTGGTGTTGTTGAAAAAGATGCCGTTATAACTGGTGACAAAATCCGCGAGGGTGATGTAATTATCGGTTTACCAAGTAGTGGTGTGCATAGTAATGGATTCTCATTGGTACGTAAATTGATTACTGATTTAACTATTGACTTTAATGGTATGCCAATTGGCGAAGCTTTATTGACACCGACTAAGATTTACGTTAAGCCAGTTCTGGCGGTATTAGAGAAATTTGCAGTCAATGGGATGGCGCATATTACTGGTGGCGGTTTATATGAAAATATTCCGCGTGTAATTCCTGATGGTTTATGTGCGACAATTGATAAGGCTAAAATTAAAGCTTTACCGATTTTTGATCTGATTGAAAAACTAGGTGTGCCACGTGAAGAAATGTATGGTACTTTCAATATGGGGCTTGGTTTTGTGATGGTGGTTAACCCTGATAACGCAGCTAATATAGTAAAAATACTTGAAGAAAACGGTGAGTTCCCAGAAATTATCGGTACTATTACCAGTGGTAATGAAAAAATATGCCTAAAATAG
- the purF gene encoding amidophosphoribosyltransferase, translating into MNHKTIPIKPINENNFASDKMEEECGVFAVYSKEQVPAIAYMAYCGLFALQHRGQESAGISIGNFGHLETVKGMGLVNEVFNPDQLATKIGNAIIGHVRYSTTGSSVLANAQPLFAQSVLGAIALAHNGNLVNAHSLRRELELDGAIFQTSSDTEVILNLLAKRGWMGLEQAIHDTCNTIRGAYALVMLIGNKLIAVRDPLGIRPLCYGKMRDSDTYVFASESCALDIVGAELVRDVEPGEMIVIDGNGLHSSRYTKETRRASCSFEYIYFSRPDSHLDGLDVYNIRQEAGKALYTQSPVDADVVIGVPDSGVVAAIGYSEVSGIPYAMGLVRSKYMGRSFILPNQSMREQAVKLKLNPLKQVIKDKRVILVDDSLVRGTTAKKLVRLLRDAGAKEVHFRLASPMVRSECFFGVDISSKEELIASKMSCDEICQEINADSLDFLSLDNQRRILGSDQFCDGCFTASYPIAHIERE; encoded by the coding sequence ATGAATCATAAAACTATACCCATCAAGCCTATTAATGAAAATAACTTTGCCTCGGATAAGATGGAAGAAGAGTGTGGCGTCTTTGCCGTTTATTCTAAAGAACAGGTTCCAGCTATTGCTTATATGGCATATTGTGGGCTTTTTGCCCTTCAGCATCGGGGACAGGAAAGTGCCGGAATTTCGATCGGGAATTTTGGGCATCTTGAAACTGTAAAAGGTATGGGGCTTGTAAACGAGGTATTTAATCCAGATCAGTTAGCAACAAAGATTGGGAATGCGATTATTGGGCATGTTCGTTATTCAACGACAGGTAGCTCAGTATTAGCCAATGCCCAGCCCTTATTTGCTCAGTCTGTATTAGGTGCAATCGCGCTTGCACATAATGGAAATCTGGTAAATGCACATTCTCTTAGACGTGAGCTTGAGCTTGATGGTGCGATTTTCCAAACTAGTAGTGATACGGAAGTAATTCTTAATCTATTGGCAAAACGTGGCTGGATGGGACTAGAACAGGCGATACATGATACTTGTAATACTATTCGCGGTGCATATGCTTTGGTTATGCTGATCGGGAATAAACTGATTGCGGTACGTGACCCACTTGGTATTCGTCCACTTTGCTATGGTAAGATGCGGGATAGTGATACCTATGTTTTTGCTTCGGAAAGTTGCGCTCTTGATATTGTTGGTGCTGAGCTAGTACGCGATGTTGAGCCGGGAGAAATGATAGTTATTGATGGGAATGGTCTTCATTCTTCCCGTTATACCAAAGAAACTCGCCGAGCATCATGTTCTTTTGAGTATATTTATTTTTCACGCCCAGACAGTCATCTTGATGGATTGGATGTTTATAATATTCGTCAGGAAGCCGGGAAGGCATTATATACTCAAAGCCCGGTTGATGCGGATGTGGTAATTGGAGTACCTGATTCTGGTGTAGTAGCAGCGATTGGTTACTCTGAAGTAAGTGGTATTCCATATGCAATGGGTTTGGTACGGAGCAAATATATGGGGCGTAGCTTTATTTTACCGAATCAGAGCATGCGCGAACAGGCGGTTAAATTAAAACTTAATCCGCTAAAGCAAGTGATCAAAGATAAACGAGTGATTCTAGTTGATGATTCACTGGTGCGTGGTACTACTGCCAAAAAACTTGTGCGGCTACTACGTGACGCTGGGGCAAAAGAAGTTCATTTTAGGCTTGCTTCACCAATGGTTAGAAGTGAATGCTTCTTTGGTGTCGATATTTCTAGTAAAGAAGAACTAATTGCCAGTAAAATGAGTTGCGATGAGATTTGTCAAGAAATCAATGCGGATAGTCTCGACTTTCTCTCATTAGATAATCAACGTAGGATTTTGGGTAGTGATCAATTTTGCGATGGTTGTTTTACCGCTAGTTATCCAATCGCACATATCGAACGAGAATAA
- the purC gene encoding phosphoribosylaminoimidazolesuccinocarboxamide synthase codes for MEKRAFLYEGKAKQIYATDDPNLIIVHYKDDATAFNNQKKGSIAEKGVMNNKIAQAIFNELAKHGIRTHFKEQLNERDQLCEKVTIVPLEVIVRNLIAGSLAKRLNIEEGTKPDNTILEISYKNDELGDPLINDHHAVALKAASYEELDKIYAETRKINSVLQEFFASRGIILVDFKIEFGRTANGEIILADEISPDTCRLWDAKTGEKMDKDRFRRDLGNVEEAYQEVLKRLTSN; via the coding sequence ATGGAAAAAAGAGCATTCTTATACGAAGGTAAAGCCAAACAGATTTATGCAACCGATGATCCAAATCTGATTATCGTTCACTATAAAGATGATGCAACGGCTTTTAATAATCAAAAAAAAGGTAGCATCGCCGAAAAAGGTGTGATGAATAATAAAATTGCACAAGCAATATTTAACGAACTGGCTAAGCATGGTATTCGTACCCATTTCAAAGAACAGTTAAATGAGCGTGATCAGCTGTGTGAAAAAGTTACGATTGTTCCTCTTGAAGTTATCGTTAGAAATCTGATTGCTGGTAGTTTGGCAAAGCGTTTGAATATCGAAGAGGGAACTAAACCAGATAATACGATTTTGGAAATCTCTTATAAAAATGATGAGCTAGGCGATCCGCTAATTAATGATCATCATGCTGTAGCGCTAAAAGCTGCAAGTTATGAAGAATTGGATAAAATTTACGCTGAAACCAGAAAGATAAATAGCGTTTTGCAGGAATTTTTTGCCAGCCGTGGGATTATCTTGGTTGATTTCAAAATCGAATTTGGTAGAACCGCAAATGGGGAAATAATCCTTGCTGATGAAATAAGCCCAGATACTTGCCGCTTATGGGATGCTAAAACGGGTGAGAAGATGGATAAGGATCGTTTTCGCCGTGATTTGGGAAATGTTGAAGAAGCCTATCAAGAAGTACTTAAACGGTTAACAAGTAATTAA